The following is a genomic window from Candidatus Rokuibacteriota bacterium.
TCCTCCTGAAAGAGAAGCGCAAGTTCGCGCCACCGAAGGAGTTCGCCAAGCGGGCCAACGCCAGGAGCGCCTCGATCTACGCCCAGGCCGCGAAGAACCCGGTCAAGTTCTGGGAAGGGTTCGCCCGGGAACTCGACTGGTTCAAGCCGTGGAAGAAGGGGCTCGAGTGGAAGGCGCCCTACGCCAAGTGGTTCGTCGGCGGCAAGCTCAACGTCTCCTACAACTGCCTCGACCGCCACATTAACACTGCCCGGCGCACCAAGGCCGCCCTTATCTGGGAAGGCGAGCCGGGCGACACCCGGACGTTGACCTACTGGGATCTCTACCGCGAGGTCAACCACTTCGCCAGCGCGCTCAGGCGGGCCGGCGTCAAGCGGGGCGACCGCGTCACCATCTATATGCCCATGGTCCCGGAGACGGCGATCGCCATGCTGGCCTGCACGCGGATCGGTGCCCCTCACAGCGTCATCTTCGGGGGCTTCGCGCCGGACGCGATCCGCGAGCGGATCCACGACGCCCAGTCGACGGTGCTGCTCACGGCGGACGGCGGCTGGCGGCGCGGCGGCATCGTGCCGCTCAAGAAGAACGTCGACGAGGCACTCAAGGAGTGCCCCGACGTCGGGACCGTGGTCGTGCTCAAGCGCACCGGCCAGCCGGTCGACATGCAGGCCGGCCGCGACGTCTGGTGGGAGGACTTCGTCAAGGGGGCGGACGCCTACTGCGCGCCCGAGAAGATGGATGCCGAGGACATGCTCTACTTGCTCTACACCTCGGGTTCGACGGGCAAGCCCAAGGGCATCCAGCACACCACCGGAGGCTATCTCACCGGGGTCTACGCCACGACCAAGTGGGTCTTCGACCTGCACGACACCGACGTCTTCTGGTGTACGGCCGACATCGGCTGGGTCACGGGCCACTCCTACGTCGTCTACGGCCCGCTCGCCAACGGCACGACCACGGTCATGTACGAAGGGACGCCGGACACGCCCGACAAGGACCGCTTCTGGCGCATCATCGAGAAGCACGGCATCACCATCTGCTACACGGCGCCGACGGCCATCCGTACCTTCATGCGCTGGGGCGACCAGTATCCGGGTCGCTGCGACCTGTCGAGCCTGCGGCTGCTCGGCTCGGTCGGTGAGCCCATCAACCCCGAGGCCTGGGTCTGGTACTGGAAGGTGATCGGCGGTGGCCGCTGCCCCGTCGTGGACACCTGGTGGCAGACGGAGACCGGGCAGATCCTCATCACTCCGCTGCCGGGCCTGACCACGCTCAAGCCGGGCTCGGCGACCAGGCCCTTTCCCGGCATCGTGGCCGAGGTGGTCGACGACAAGGGCCTACCCGCCAAGGCCGGCTACCTCGTGCTCAAGAAGCCATGGCCCGGCATGCTCCGCGGCATCTACCGCGACCCGGAGCGCTACCAAGCGCAGTACTGGAGCCGCTACCCTGGCATCTATTTCACGGGTGATGGCGCCAAGGTCGACGAGGACGGCTACTTCTGGCTCCTCGGCCGCGTGGACGATGTGATGAACGTCTCGGGCCACCGCGTCTCGACCATGGAGGTCGAGTCGGCGCTGGTGGACCACCCGCTGGTGGCCGAGGCCGCCGTCATCGGCCGCCCGCACGAGATCAAGGGGCAGGCCATCGCCGCCTTCGTCACCATCAAGGACGGCGCGACGGGCACGAAGGAGCTGATGGAGGAGCTCAAGGGGCACGTGACCAAGAAGATCGGCGCGCTGGCGCGCCCCGACGACCTCATCTTCGCCTCCGATCTGCCGAAGACCCGCAGCGGGAAGATCATGCGCCGGCTCCTGCGTGACATTGCCGAGGGCAAGGCGCTCGGCGACACGACCACGCTGGCCGATCCCGCCGTGGTGGCCAAGCTCAAAGACCAGTACGGCGAGGAAGAGTAGAACCCCGGAAGGAGGTTCCTCGATGGGCAAAGTCGGGCGTCTCATCACCGGGGACAATCTCGTGAGATTTCACATCTAGGCCTGCCGATCAGCGGGGAGATCGTCCTCGTCCACGGGCGATCGCTGACTGCTCGAAGCGCCCCCGCCCAAGGCAGCTGCTTCCGGATGACGCTGCCCTTGGCCACCTAAGAGTCGACAGCCTGCGCCGGCCTCTCGTGGGAGCCTGACAGTTTTCGGGAGTCCGGCTTCACTATTTGGCGGTCCCGGTGAGCCTTTTTCCCACCCAATAGGGGCACTTTGCCCGACTGGCCTGGATCAAGCCCGTCTCGGACCCGAATATTCCCGATTTTCGAGCGTCTCTCTCCACGAAGCCTGCGGCACGAGGCTTGCACCAGCCGGGGTAGCCGGGCTGGGACAGCCGTAGGGCGAACCGCCCAGGGGGAGACCAAAATGGAAGACGTCAAGAAGAAGCTGGAAGCGGAACTGAACCGGACGGTCGAGCGCATCCGCCACATGGGCGGGACGGCGATGTCCGTGCAGACCATGAACGCGCTGGGCGACACGAGCCAGCTGGCCGACGAGGTCGACGTGATCCAGATCAACGAGGATCGCGAAATGAGCTTCGCCACGCGGAGCCTGCTCGTGGAGCGCGCCAACCGCCTGGCCGAGGCGCTCGAGCGGTTGCGGGACGGCGAGTACGGCGTCTGCCAGGAGTGCGACGAGGCCATCGCGCCCGCCCGCCTCAAGGCCATGCCCGAGGTGATGACCTGCGTGCGCTGCCAGGACCGCCTCGAGCGAATGACGCGTCACAGGGCGCTCGTCGGCGCGGGCGTTGACGAGGACGAGCCCGAGGACGACTAAGCGACGACTACAGCCGGTCGACCCGAGCACGCACGAGCCCGGGCCGGTCGGTGAGGATACCGTCAACGCACCAGACGACGAGCCGGTCCGCGAGGGCCGGCTCGTTGACTGTCCAGACATAGCAGCCGAGCCACGCCGCCCGGATTGTCTCAACGTCCGCCGCTCGGAGCACCTCGACCGACGGGCATAGCGCATCAGCCGTTCCCGGTGCCGGCAGCGCCGCGTCGA
Proteins encoded in this region:
- the acs gene encoding acetate--CoA ligase, which codes for MATKAAGGGTPIEVLLKEKRKFAPPKEFAKRANARSASIYAQAAKNPVKFWEGFARELDWFKPWKKGLEWKAPYAKWFVGGKLNVSYNCLDRHINTARRTKAALIWEGEPGDTRTLTYWDLYREVNHFASALRRAGVKRGDRVTIYMPMVPETAIAMLACTRIGAPHSVIFGGFAPDAIRERIHDAQSTVLLTADGGWRRGGIVPLKKNVDEALKECPDVGTVVVLKRTGQPVDMQAGRDVWWEDFVKGADAYCAPEKMDAEDMLYLLYTSGSTGKPKGIQHTTGGYLTGVYATTKWVFDLHDTDVFWCTADIGWVTGHSYVVYGPLANGTTTVMYEGTPDTPDKDRFWRIIEKHGITICYTAPTAIRTFMRWGDQYPGRCDLSSLRLLGSVGEPINPEAWVWYWKVIGGGRCPVVDTWWQTETGQILITPLPGLTTLKPGSATRPFPGIVAEVVDDKGLPAKAGYLVLKKPWPGMLRGIYRDPERYQAQYWSRYPGIYFTGDGAKVDEDGYFWLLGRVDDVMNVSGHRVSTMEVESALVDHPLVAEAAVIGRPHEIKGQAIAAFVTIKDGATGTKELMEELKGHVTKKIGALARPDDLIFASDLPKTRSGKIMRRLLRDIAEGKALGDTTTLADPAVVAKLKDQYGEEE
- a CDS encoding TraR/DksA C4-type zinc finger protein; protein product: MEDVKKKLEAELNRTVERIRHMGGTAMSVQTMNALGDTSQLADEVDVIQINEDREMSFATRSLLVERANRLAEALERLRDGEYGVCQECDEAIAPARLKAMPEVMTCVRCQDRLERMTRHRALVGAGVDEDEPEDD